The following are from one region of the Pleurodeles waltl isolate 20211129_DDA chromosome 4_1, aPleWal1.hap1.20221129, whole genome shotgun sequence genome:
- the STMP1 gene encoding short transmembrane mitochondrial protein 1 isoform X1, translating to MYLFVLQLGFAFGNVVGMYLAQNYQIPDLGKKLENIKKDVEAKKKPPSD from the exons atgtatttatttgttttgcagcTTGGCTTTGCGTTCGGCAATGTGGTGGGGATGTACCTGGCTCAGAACTACCAG ATCCCTGACCTTGGAAAGAAGTTGGAGAACATCAAAAAAGACGTGGAGGCCAAGAAGAAGCCCCCAAGTGATTGA
- the STMP1 gene encoding short transmembrane mitochondrial protein 1 isoform X2 — protein sequence MLQFLLGFAFGNVVGMYLAQNYQIPDLGKKLENIKKDVEAKKKPPSD from the exons cTTGGCTTTGCGTTCGGCAATGTGGTGGGGATGTACCTGGCTCAGAACTACCAG ATCCCTGACCTTGGAAAGAAGTTGGAGAACATCAAAAAAGACGTGGAGGCCAAGAAGAAGCCCCCAAGTGATTGA